The genomic region CACGAGAGATCCTGATATGGAGCCGAAAATTCGTGATGAAAGCCGGTGTTCTTCAGACCATCCAGAAATAACTAAGCTTGCCCTAATTTCCCGTGCGGCAAGGGTTATACCGTCTACGGGGTTTTGGGTAAGGCGCATCTCCGGGTGAAGATGATGCTCTGCTCCGGCTGCGTGGTTCATACAGTATGCAAGAAGCGATTCACCACGGCTAACCGCTTCATCTGAGCTTCCGTCGTCAGTAACCACAGAAAGAGGATGTACCTCGTACGTGCTTTCCTTATGGCGATAAAGAAAAGCAAGGTCGAGTAAGTGAGATGCGGATGATGTGTGCGTGACAGGAAGTAAAACCCGTTCTTCCTTCGGTGGTGTAGCTTTTCCAGTATCAAGAGAAAGGGCATAGGTACGCCCGGCTCGTTCAACAAAAAAAGACCCCAGGGGACAGGTGACAAGTATCATTGCCATGGTTCCGTTTAAAACGGTTGAGTCAAAAATTCCTAGTTCAAAGCCAACCATTGCAGCGGCAAGTGTCGCTGCAGCTTGGGGAACACTGAGGCCGAACATGAGAGGTATTGCCGCTGGAGGGTATGAAAAAATGGTTCCTGCCACAAGACTTGCAAGGAACTTTGATACAATTACCGTGAGGGTCATCGCTGCAGCTACGGTCATACTTGTGGTATCTCCAAAGAGTACGGCCGGACTGATGAGCATTCCCGAGGAAAGCAGAAAGAAGGGGATAAAGAGAGTGTTTCCAGCAAATTCAATCTTATTCATCAATACACTCTGCTCTGGAATAAGACGACTGAAAGCGATGCCACAGAAAAAAGCACCAATAATAGGTTCAAGTCGGGCCCAATATGACAGATAAGAAAAGCCGCAGGTGAGAGTAAACACAAAAAGAAATTGCATATTTCCTTCTTCTGATACTGTGCGAAAAAAGCGTCGTGTCAGAAATGGTATGAGTAGTAAAATGGCTGAAGAGAGGATGAGAAGGCCACCAAAGATGGTAATCCAGAAAAATACCCCGGGGGTTGAACCACGTGCCGTGTCGGCAATAATGGCCAATACAATTAGGGCAAGAGTATCGGTAATTACCGTTGCTCCTACGGTAATAGAGACAGGCTCACTTCGTGCGATACCGAGGCGTGTAGCTATGGGGTAGGCAATAAGCGTGTGGGAGGCGAACATGCTTGCAATAAGTATGGATGCTCCCAAGGAGTAGTCAAAAAAGGTGTAGATAATAACGGTGCCGCCTATTTGCGGG from Chitinivibrio alkaliphilus ACht1 harbors:
- a CDS encoding cation:proton antiporter, which encodes MLVQHPLAEFTLTMALILISPILARRIRIPELVLLLGFGAILGPNGIHLLERGDAVQLYGDIGKIYIMFLAGLEIDHFQFKKNGHRSGIFGLTTFAIPQIGGTVIIYTFFDYSLGASILIASMFASHTLIAYPIATRLGIARSEPVSITVGATVITDTLALIVLAIIADTARGSTPGVFFWITIFGGLLILSSAILLLIPFLTRRFFRTVSEEGNMQFLFVFTLTCGFSYLSYWARLEPIIGAFFCGIAFSRLIPEQSVLMNKIEFAGNTLFIPFFLLSSGMLISPAVLFGDTTSMTVAAAMTLTVIVSKFLASLVAGTIFSYPPAAIPLMFGLSVPQAAATLAAAMVGFELGIFDSTVLNGTMAMILVTCPLGSFFVERAGRTYALSLDTGKATPPKEERVLLPVTHTSSASHLLDLAFLYRHKESTYEVHPLSVVTDDGSSDEAVSRGESLLAYCMNHAAGAEHHLHPEMRLTQNPVDGITLAAREIRASLVISGWSEEHRLSSRIFGSISGSLVDTCPTRLMFARIVRPLSTTKRLFLLFPPLTEERPDRTLILMETKNLSQQIGVSMEVYTVASKEHPFYDEIEDILGTAVKTTIHTHRNWSSIKQSILNHLTHEDTILTALERHRGLLWSPAVDRFPEIITEKFPHTNMLLLYTPLTPLPFGDTSENTTEPPPFFEPIQEPTGTPLPQVLTALAENISPSKEDSMELFGLLMSCAEAYPVEISPGIVLLHAHTCTVTTPRVFLFHQEKSETLTPIDKKVRLLIIVLNPFYGDAQQHLKTLARIARIFAQKENQEAVETYADAESLISHLKISHEKDTPSHL